One part of the Sorangiineae bacterium MSr11954 genome encodes these proteins:
- a CDS encoding formylglycine-generating enzyme family protein, translating into MTFAHVSMALLVACLAVPLYAKPISGASSTPRKPPAPLEARRPKPPRPVETVRVAGNYCTEIEQRCLRWLPNTKEVVSHEPLRCAEFAPSVCKGQTRPMTFEIDRYEYPGRAGVRPQVNVTWVQAGALCAARGKRLCTEEEWTLACEGDSLWPYPYGLVRDASACHIDEPLRPSAHQGSPERNARVGPHWKMPIDQREPSGKRPACVSPFGVFDMTGNVDEWVDGHASGHASSSMGGYWGPVRNRCRVVTRAHDAKFSFYQTGFRCCRDVP; encoded by the coding sequence ATGACGTTCGCCCACGTCTCGATGGCGCTCTTGGTCGCCTGCCTGGCGGTGCCGCTCTATGCGAAGCCCATCTCCGGGGCGAGCAGCACCCCGCGCAAACCGCCCGCGCCCCTCGAAGCGCGCCGCCCAAAGCCTCCGCGCCCGGTGGAAACCGTGCGCGTGGCGGGCAACTATTGCACGGAGATCGAGCAGCGCTGCCTGCGGTGGCTGCCCAACACGAAAGAGGTCGTCAGCCACGAGCCGCTTCGGTGCGCCGAGTTTGCTCCCAGCGTGTGCAAGGGGCAAACGCGCCCGATGACATTCGAGATCGATCGCTACGAGTACCCGGGCCGAGCGGGGGTGCGACCGCAGGTGAATGTCACGTGGGTGCAGGCCGGCGCATTGTGCGCCGCGCGCGGCAAGCGCTTGTGCACGGAGGAAGAGTGGACCTTGGCCTGCGAGGGCGATTCACTCTGGCCTTACCCGTACGGGCTCGTGCGCGATGCCTCCGCGTGCCACATCGACGAGCCGCTTCGGCCCTCCGCGCACCAGGGCTCGCCCGAGCGCAACGCGCGCGTGGGACCGCACTGGAAAATGCCCATCGACCAACGCGAGCCATCGGGCAAGCGCCCCGCGTGCGTGAGCCCGTTTGGCGTGTTCGACATGACGGGCAACGTGGATGAGTGGGTCGATGGGCACGCTTCGGGGCATGCCTCCTCATCGATGGGTGGCTACTGGGGCCCGGTGCGCAACCGCTGCCGTGTGGTGACCCGCGCGCACGACGCCAAGTTCTCGTTCTACCAGACAGGGTTCCGCTGCTGCCGCGACGTCCCGTGA
- a CDS encoding SIMPL domain-containing protein (The SIMPL domain is named for its presence in mouse protein SIMPL (signalling molecule that associates with mouse pelle-like kinase). Bacterial member BP26, from Brucella, was shown to assemble into a channel-like structure, while YggE from E. coli has been associated with resistance to oxidative stress.), producing the protein MPSISTLAKLGLFVFALPLAAGCANNGEAQPAASPSQTSILVVGKGEAHAKPDIAHINLGVEERSATVSEAMQRNTTQMNQLVAALKNVGIAEKDIQTSNFNVRFERELNTPPPPYPMESAVPAAPAKPLPAPTPAPGSSKGPKVTAPGRGAPGTAAAAAPAAKTPAGFYVVSNSVEITVRDVARVGAVIDAAAAAGSNNIWGVNFELEKKDAVEGELRQKAVADARTRAEALAKLSGVQLGPIVSVSEVVSGRDVPAPMPYAGAAKMEAASSTPVEAGQMTFHGDIQVIFAIKK; encoded by the coding sequence ATGCCCTCGATTTCGACGCTTGCCAAACTCGGTCTCTTCGTTTTCGCCCTTCCGCTGGCCGCTGGCTGTGCCAACAACGGCGAGGCGCAGCCCGCCGCTTCGCCGTCGCAGACGTCCATCCTGGTGGTCGGAAAAGGTGAAGCGCACGCCAAGCCCGATATCGCGCACATCAATCTCGGGGTCGAAGAGCGCTCCGCCACCGTGTCCGAAGCGATGCAGCGCAACACCACGCAAATGAATCAGCTGGTGGCCGCGCTGAAGAACGTGGGCATCGCCGAAAAAGACATTCAAACGAGCAACTTCAATGTTCGTTTCGAGCGCGAGCTCAACACGCCGCCTCCGCCGTATCCGATGGAATCGGCCGTACCCGCGGCGCCGGCCAAGCCCCTCCCAGCCCCCACGCCGGCCCCCGGCTCCTCCAAGGGCCCGAAGGTGACGGCCCCCGGTCGCGGCGCCCCCGGCACGGCGGCCGCCGCGGCTCCGGCCGCAAAGACGCCGGCCGGCTTTTACGTGGTGAGCAACAGCGTGGAGATCACCGTGCGCGACGTGGCGCGCGTGGGCGCCGTGATCGATGCCGCGGCGGCCGCCGGCTCGAACAACATTTGGGGCGTCAACTTCGAGCTCGAAAAGAAGGACGCCGTGGAGGGCGAGCTCCGTCAAAAGGCCGTGGCCGACGCCCGCACCCGCGCCGAAGCGCTGGCCAAATTGAGCGGCGTGCAGCTCGGCCCCATCGTCTCCGTGAGCGAAGTCGTCTCCGGCCGCGACGTCCCCGCCCCCATGCCGTACGCGGGCGCCGCCAAGATGGAGGCCGCGAGCAGCACGCCGGTCGAGGCCGGGCAGATGACCTTCCACGGCGATATCCAGGTCATCTTCGCGATCAAGAAGTAA
- a CDS encoding DUF2786 domain-containing protein, giving the protein MASPGGESNGELSAKLETALVRELIAVWKQINASYFRQALSPPTIELTRSETVLGRWTQGTRTLEISRPLLLAQPWGIVVEVLKHEMAHQYVSEVLGVADETPHGPAFRETCRRHGIDARAAGMPERAGASKADPAFTDAREARVVERIARLLALAESPNEHEAQAATLAAQRLMLKYNLESRAVPRDYGFKHVGKPSGRVGESDRILAMVLGKYFFVEVIWVPVYRPAEGKRGSVLEICGTPSNLAIAEYVHAFLTHTSERLWLEHRRAHGIEQNRDRRTFLSGVMAGFADRLAREASTHKEAGLVWVKDGDLHGYFRRRHPYIRNVRYAGNRKNETFSHGREAGRRIILRRGVEAPSASGASRLSSGEGVRLLPPRRGS; this is encoded by the coding sequence GTGGCATCCCCCGGAGGAGAATCGAACGGCGAGCTCTCGGCGAAGTTGGAGACGGCGCTGGTGCGCGAACTCATCGCCGTGTGGAAGCAGATCAACGCCTCGTATTTTCGGCAGGCGCTCTCGCCTCCGACCATCGAGCTCACGCGCTCCGAGACCGTGCTCGGTCGCTGGACGCAGGGCACCCGCACCCTCGAGATCTCGCGGCCGCTGCTCCTCGCGCAGCCGTGGGGCATCGTGGTCGAGGTGCTCAAGCACGAGATGGCGCACCAGTACGTCTCCGAGGTCCTCGGGGTCGCGGACGAGACGCCACACGGGCCCGCCTTTCGCGAGACCTGCCGCCGCCATGGCATCGACGCGCGCGCCGCGGGCATGCCGGAACGAGCCGGCGCATCGAAGGCCGATCCGGCGTTTACCGACGCGCGCGAGGCGCGGGTGGTCGAGCGGATCGCGCGCCTGCTCGCCCTGGCCGAGAGCCCCAACGAGCACGAGGCGCAGGCCGCGACCTTGGCCGCGCAGCGGCTGATGCTCAAGTACAACCTCGAGTCGCGCGCCGTCCCGCGTGACTACGGCTTCAAGCACGTGGGCAAGCCCTCGGGGCGCGTGGGCGAGAGCGATCGCATTTTGGCGATGGTGCTCGGCAAGTATTTCTTCGTCGAGGTGATCTGGGTCCCCGTCTACCGGCCCGCCGAGGGCAAGCGCGGCAGCGTCCTCGAGATCTGCGGCACCCCCTCCAACTTGGCCATCGCCGAGTACGTCCACGCGTTCCTGACGCACACCTCCGAGCGGCTCTGGCTCGAGCACCGCCGCGCGCATGGCATCGAGCAGAATCGCGATCGGCGCACCTTCCTGTCGGGGGTCATGGCTGGCTTTGCCGACCGGCTGGCGCGGGAGGCGAGCACGCACAAAGAGGCGGGGCTCGTCTGGGTGAAGGACGGCGATCTCCATGGCTATTTCCGGAGGCGCCACCCCTATATCCGCAACGTGCGCTACGCCGGCAACCGCAAGAACGAGACGTTCTCCCACGGCCGCGAGGCGGGGCGGCGCATCATCCTGCGGCGCGGCGTGGAGGCACCCAGCGCATCGGGTGCATCGCGGCTTTCGTCGGGTGAGGGCGTTCGCCTTCTTCCCCCGCGCCGCGGTTCGTGA